The Osmia bicornis bicornis chromosome 12, iOsmBic2.1, whole genome shotgun sequence genome contains the following window.
atttttcaaaacatgGTAAAGTAATTCTTAAAAAGCCATATTGCTTAAATGATTCTAGACGAAATTCTTTCGACGACTTCACCGCTCCGCGACGTATAAAAAGGAGCATCATTTTCAACGACTAAGGGCTACCTTTCGCCTCCCTCTCGAATTTTATCGAAGAAACGTACACAACGGACGATGTACGTGGAATGTCGTCGACGTCGAACCCTCGACCAGCACAATACCACCCTCGTcgcgaggaagaagaaaactAGCGAACCCATGAACCTTGGAAGAGTGGTAGTGGGAGAGACAAGAGAGAAAAATGTGCGTAGATATAGGCGTACAGGGTGTCTGCGATAATTTCATACAGTCCCGTTACATCCTATCCATTAACGATGCAGGAAAAACAGAATTCGCTCTCGCAATAGAATTTTCCTTAATtaacagtatcatttttatgcgaacaaaaattttgtaaGTTGAATGGTTATTTTATAACGAGAGTGTATCGGTTGTGcgcgaacaccctgtatactgGAGGACGGAACGACGTGAAAGAGGGTGGCTTAGCACGAGGGGCGTGGTGGCCTCACCACCCCCATCAAACGACCAGGCAGAGAAACTACTTTTGGGGTAGTCGACCAACGCACACCTCTTTCTCTACCACCCCACCACCTCAACCTCCCCCTCCTACTGTTGTTCAGCCGTTTCGAGTCGAGCCAAACCACCCCTAGCACCCCAAAAATAATTGCGCGTTTCGTGGTCTCTTGATCCGCGCGTAAAAGTAATCCAAACATCGcataaaaattatgtttacGAGTTTCGAATGGGTGGAAGGGTCGGGTCGACCCCCCTGCAGCGTGGGTAGACAGGACCGACGGTGCACCCGAAAACGTATCAACAGCCTCGTATCCGCTCTACTCTAGATAGGGATCTCTTTCTAGGAATTTTCTTCGGGATTGTTTAGAATTCGCGTGTGAGAGCGTCACGAGTTACGAGGTGATCGTACTTTTATAGAGTGCTCTCTTATCTCGTTTGCCGTCTATTTAATCGGTCGTCATTTATCGCGAGAATCGAGAGACGGTGACTTAGCGATACAAAATCCGATTATGTATACGTATATGTACCAGGGGGACTGAGTGGAGCAAACGTAGCGAATGGCACGAAGAAAGCTAACATAATAAAACTCACCTGTTTTCTCCTTGATTTCACAAAGAACCGAAAATAGGGCTGGCTTCATTCTGTGGCAATTCAGCGTATGTTTTCTGCAAAGGCAAAAAAAATACGTGAATCCTACATAGGGAGGTACATTAGTAACAAACATTTTCTATGGtgatacaaataaaaaaaagaaacattctGTTGGCGACGGCATATATTTTAGCAAAGCTGCATGATCGTGGACCAATAATACGAAGATAAACGCGGTCTTATCACGCTCTCGAACGCGCGTATACAATCTAAGTTACAGCTTGTCATTATCACTACACCTACCATACTCGTCACTCAACAGTTTACTCGAAGCTATAAAATCTCAAGAAGCATCgtaaaaaataatgtttactTCCTCCGGAAGAATTTGTATCATCGTGTCGTAAGACATTTGACGGTGATCAACATAACCTGCTTTTCATTACGATTTCCAACGATCAACGAATGCTACGTTAAACGACGAAATGAAAGTTAAACGTATCATCGAGAAAAACGAACGTCTTTTTATATGACGACAGGGAGATCCTCGAAAAGGATTTAGCTAATTGTGACATAGCAAATTGCAAAGATAATAATGTGTCTTTGAGGTATTAAAAAATGGCGGCTGATCGGATCTCGAGTGGGACTTACCTCGCCTGCGCTTCGTCCAAACTTTGATCGGTGATGTTCATGATTTGTTGTAAAATTTCACTGATGTCCTGTTTTCTGGCCTCGACGGCCTGGTCCGGACCTTGTGTCGCAGTTCCATCTACGGGTCCCATGCTACCGTATCCGGCGGTATTTTGGGCCCCCTGGCCCTGATTCCCTCCCATCAAACCAACACCTGATCCTCCGTGTTGCAGCATCCTGCCAGTTTCATCCATCAACCGTAGACTGCAGCACTAAGAATATTATCCGCCGCCTTTCTCGTGGTCTCTTTTTATTTCCGTCGCAGGAGTGAATTTGTTAACACAACACTCGCGGACGTGTATCGTATACCAGGTGTCGCGCAAAAAACACGACTGTACAAACAACCGTCGTCCCGCTCTTTCACTTTAACGACGATTTCTGTATATACCTCGAAGAAAATATGTATGTGTTCTCATGCACGtgctctttctctctctctttcgttcATGCGACACTTCGTATGGAAGCCCCGGACAGGCATGCACTTGCAAAAATATAATCTCTTGTAAACAATATACCGAACTCTTTGAAAAAACAAACGTGATCTACGAGGATAAGAGATGCTCGTAACGCGCGGCACGATCCGCTTGGAGGTTATGCCGCCGTGGCCTTTGTCTCTTACGTATCGTTTGGCGTTTTAACTTGCTTTCGCTCCTCTTTCTCGGTCTCTCTTTCCGTCTCACTCGTCCGCTttgctctttctctttctctcgtttttctctctttccctttctcGATGCCCTTCGTTATCCTTTTTACTTCAGTTTGCTTCCCTTTCGTACGTTTTCCCTCTCACACTCCTCGTATTTCTCCGTTGCTCAGGAACACTCGCGTTGCATTTAATAAGCGATTTTCTAGTTGGTATACACACTACAGGGGGATGATGAAAATGGTGCCTTCGGTAGCTTTTAAACTTGACGGATTGTCGGATTTTACGTATACGCGGTTATGTCGACGGTCGCCGTCGCGTCAGGCCCGCACTCTCCTTTCACTGGATCTTTTCCTCGGCTCGGTAAGGATTCTCGTAGAAGCTGAGGAAAATCGGCGTTCTTCGAGCCATCCGCGCACGGACGTCACACACCAACTCTCCGCCTTACAAGGCAACGCGCGGACCGACCGTTTCTGTCGCTCTTTTCACTCTTCTCGGCCGCGAGCGACAGCTACGCTCCTGAAACGTACGCGTGTTCGTGCGTTCATGTACGTCGCAATACTTGGTGTGCGTGCGTACGTGAGCCAATCGGCGGCCATAACAGCCGCCTCGACCAATCAGAACGTTCGATTcattcctttctttctccttctgaTCTGTCTATCTCGTTCGCTTTCTCCTGTTATTGTCCGCGTGCGCATCCACTTACAATGCGATTTCGCCGCTTTTCCTAATCGTATTCGCTTAACCTGTTTTACGAACCTCAAAAGTTTTAGCAAACTTATACAAAAATATCTCGGAACTGATTCATCGAAGCACTATTCATAACGATTCAAATCAGAATCAACTGTCGTAGAAACAAACCAAAATCTTTTACCTCCTATATTTCAACGGGCGCAAACTCCGCCCATTTCTTcaagttatttttttttcattaccaCTAATTTTAATCGTATACACTTATGTCGTTACTAGGCACAATCTTATTGAGAAAATATGAgccaaatcaaatatttaatcGTAACTTTACTTTACCGAATGCTGTACGGATAAAACGAGGGAACTTCAGACTTGGAAAATGTAAATTACAAGTCTGACAATGCGCAAGTCTATTGCAAAAACATGGCTGCCCGGTCGACCATTTTAAAAAGGCGGGAAAATATGActgttcatttaaaataaaaaatgtttctttttttaatcgtCTAATAACAAGACACAACATTTTACAATTACTCGAATAAAATGTCACGAATATAAGCAAAAGATAAATCTATTCGTTTCAACGTATACCGTACTATTTCTTTGTACTACACTAATTTATAATGTGTGACACtaatataacaaataattttaatagtttatatataatatatgtttaaaaatattttctttattggtAATAAGCAGCTAATTTCATGAcatcatatatatattttgctAACTTCACAACCGTACCATATTTAATATAACCTAGCCAAAGAGTAGGTGTACCTCCTCTTTGACCTAGCGTTTCTTACAAGTTTGTATTGTACATATGTTGTAGATTTCAAAATATACATCACACGTTTTGGCTGTGTATCTTCTAACGGTATAACCAAGTATACGTATACACatacataattataaataatttattttcttaaaaccACTGTTTTCTACATATTTTAAAACCGcgttttatataattatggATGATGAAAAGTATTATCATAAGAAATTAGATGGTTCTTATGTTGTACATTTTCCTAATAGTAAAGGACTAAGTAAGAGTGAAATCCAAGAAATATTTTGTGGTTTTGGGAATGTTTTGTCTGTAGATGATCGTGGACAGTCCCATGGATTATGTTTTGTAAGATATGAAAACTGTGAAGATGTTATACGTTGTATTAGAGGTTTTAAAGATCATCGCTATATTAAGATCTTACCacataaaagtaaaataaaaacaatgaaTACAAAGCTAAGATCACAAAaccaaaataataatattttgaaacaaGATAGTTCAAAGGATCAGTCACAAAATAAACAATCAAAAAATGATCAATGGAATTATCAAGCTGATTCTAATATATCAAAATCATTATCAGCAAAGAGTACAAATAATTCTAATGGTAATGGGATGGACAATGAAGATTTTTCTGACACTAGTTTCAGCAGTTCAATACAGACAATTAACAGTGAAGGTGGTTCCTGTAAAAGAACATTATCTTTAAAACAGCTTAGGTTGAAAAACTTACAAAGAGCTGCATTGAATAATTCATTGCCTTCAGATGCTTATACTAACAGTTCAAAGAAATCTAAACAAATATCTGATATGGATGAAATCCCAGCTTTAGTTTGtactaataaaaattatgGAACCAATAACACAAAATTCTCTAAATTGTCTTCAGTGGTTGTTCAAGCTCAAGAAGTAATTGTAGCCAACATTCATCCCAGTTTAAGCATTCATTATCTGTTACAtctttttgaaaaatacaacCCAATAGCTGTATCTCTCATGATGACAATACCAAAATCAGGAATAAGATATTGccatgtttattacaaaacaTTAGAAGATGCATTTGCAACTGTAGAAGAATTTGATAAGAGTCTATTACGTGGAAAAAATCTTATAGTTTCAACATCACAGAAGTTAATGGAAGAAGCCTGGCAatcataaataattatttcacatCCTACATCACATTTAATATAAGTAgcatattttcattaacattttatcaaataattttttagatTAAAGTGTCATCTGTATTACCTATATgacttaaaaataatattaatactcataaaaataaaagaaagtaacaattttaaacaaatttcagGATTGTAACATATTGATTTATAATGCATAGTGtaattatttgtataatttattttttcataaaaaaatgtaacatTAATGTTCTTTGTATTGTTTTACCCAGTTCTGATGTAAGctgcatttttaataaaagtaaaatgcATTAAATAAAAGGctgtattttaaatataacaaaTCTAACTTCACTgtttttgtttaaactttaaaaaaaaaaaaagagatgtTTAGTCTGCTTGTGAGTTTGCGCATTACTATACAGTTCATAACCTATGTTATAGTTTTCAAAAGTTAAAAAACGTGTATGTGATTTGCTAGATTCTGACACAAAACTGTATTTACATTGCGATATAACACACGTGGGTTTAGAAAaacatgcaattaaaaatgTCTAAACCATTTGACAAAAAACTTGTTAAGCAGTTATTGCTGAAAGAAAACGAATTTATTTCACAGATATTTTCAAGAACACCTTTCCCTGTATCTGAATTAGGTAAAAGTGtagaaacaaagaaaatgataTGCTATTAGAAAAGCgtaatatttatcaaaatattaattaagtgTCATTAGTTTCAGATGATCAAAGTAATGTAAtagtacaaaataataaaacagcaTCAAAAGGTACATACATATtgatatttttgtataaaattttaatttatttcttcaccAGCTGTATATTTTCTGCATTGTAGGAAAAATTTTTTCACATTTAAACGGAAAAGTGAAAAGAGCACAAACATTTGAAGAGTTACATGCTAGACTCGAAggattaagaaatattaaaaggcTAGGATATAAGgaaaaacaattgaaaaagaacttgaaaaatagaataaaaaagatatcaaAGAGGGAAGAACATTTGATGCAGAAGAAAGCTGTTAAAATAGAGCAAAATGCAAGTGGTTTGTCCAAAATTAAAAAGGAAGACAGCGAAGTACAGAAAATTCCAAGACCAAAACCCATATTTAATTCAGAAGGTAAAATGGTTTTCAGTAAGTTTGACTTTTCTGAAATTGGAACAAAAAAGAAACCACCTAGAAAAgatacaaagaaaattcttcttgaattaaagcagaagaaagaaaagttaaAGGAAATGGAACAATCAGGTGAAATAGAAAAGGCTCAAGAACTTAAAGAAAAAGATGCATGGAAATCTGCTTTAGCAAAGGCCTCTGGTGAAAAAGTATGTCAAAATGATAGTTGCAAAGATGTAACTTAAATTCCTATACTTACATATTGTTACAGGTGAAAGATGATTCTGATTTGCTTAAACGAACAATAAAGAGAAAAGACCAGCAGAAAAAACAAAGTACTAAGAAATGGGAATCAAGGTTAGAAAATGTTCAGAAAGGGATTCAAGAAAGGCAAGAAAAGCGTCAAGAAAATATCatgaagaggaaaaaagagaaaaaattgaaCAAGTTAAAAAAGGCGTCTAAAAAAGGACGAGCGATGCCCGGATT
Protein-coding sequences here:
- the LOC114873243 gene encoding uncharacterized protein LOC114873243 translates to MDDEKYYHKKLDGSYVVHFPNSKGLSKSEIQEIFCGFGNVLSVDDRGQSHGLCFVRYENCEDVIRCIRGFKDHRYIKILPHKSKIKTMNTKLRSQNQNNNILKQDSSKDQSQNKQSKNDQWNYQADSNISKSLSAKSTNNSNGNGMDNEDFSDTSFSSSIQTINSEGGSCKRTLSLKQLRLKNLQRAALNNSLPSDAYTNSSKKSKQISDMDEIPALVCTNKNYGTNNTKFSKLSSVVVQAQEVIVANIHPSLSIHYLLHLFEKYNPIAVSLMMTIPKSGIRYCHVYYKTLEDAFATVEEFDKSLLRGKNLIVSTSQKLMEEAWQS
- the LOC114873244 gene encoding surfeit locus protein 6 homolog, translated to MQLKMSKPFDKKLVKQLLLKENEFISQIFSRTPFPVSELVSDDQSNVIVQNNKTASKGKIFSHLNGKVKRAQTFEELHARLEGLRNIKRLGYKEKQLKKNLKNRIKKISKREEHLMQKKAVKIEQNASGLSKIKKEDSEVQKIPRPKPIFNSEGKMVFSKFDFSEIGTKKKPPRKDTKKILLELKQKKEKLKEMEQSGEIEKAQELKEKDAWKSALAKASGEKVKDDSDLLKRTIKRKDQQKKQSTKKWESRLENVQKGIQERQEKRQENIMKRKKEKKLNKLKKASKKGRAMPGF